In Euzebyales bacterium, the genomic window GCGGGTCAGCTGCCGCGGAGCCGCCGCTTCCGGTGGCTGACCGCTCCGCGATCGACGGTCGTGCAGCCAGGCCCCGTGCACGCCGGTCTGACGTCCGATCCGGCAGCTGAGCTGGCCCGTCTGTTCGACCAGCTCGTCGGACCCTGACCGGTCGGTGTCCCTCCACGAGGGCCGAGGTGGTCCCGGGTAGGCGTCGTGGTCCTCGGCGGCCGCAGAGCGGTCACACGGAGCCGGACATCGGCCCGGTGGGACCCGTGCCAGGGCCACCCAGAAGAGCTGTTCCGTCATGACGAGCGCGGTCGGAGGCGTCGTGCCCGGCGGCCGTCGTGGCCTGAGCGTGACGCCGCGGGCTGGCTCGTAGGCGTCCAGGCGCATGGGCCCGACGAGCCCGTGTGGGTTGCGATCCGCTGTGGCGACGTGCAGATTCGGGCTGCACAGCGCGGCGAAGATCGGCGGAACACCTCCACGCGTAGGGGCGACCGCGGTCGGCAGGTTCGGGTCATCCGCCTCCTCATCCAGCGCGATCCAGTCGCGTGGTACTCGTCGGGGACACGGTGACCGGGGCCGCGTGCACACGTCCGCCGGCAACGACGCACGACGCAGCACATTGCCGGGGAGATGCCGAGGTCGAGCAGCAGCGCCCTGGAGGCAGGGTCGATGACGTACCGTTCGTTGCTCACGCCTGGTCGGCTGCGGTGCCGGTCAGGGCGGCATCGACGTCGAGCGCGACGCCGGTCTCACGTTCGGAGACTGCGAACAGGGTGTCGATGGCGCGCTGCAGGCCGATGCGGCGCAGGATCGGGCGGCGGACCGGGGGACCGCTGTTCACGAAGCGTGGGGCGTACATCTGCCCGCCCTTCGCCCGGGGGTCGGTCGCGGCCCGCAGCTGGGGGAGTGCGCCACGGTCGGCGGGCATCCCGGTGCGGGCGGCCAGCCACTGGAAGAACCGCCCCGAGCGCCCCGCTCCCCCCTCGTCGACGGTGCGCACCTGCAGGTCCGTGTGCGACAGGCCTGGATGCGCCACGACGCTGATGGCGCGCAGCCCGCGTGTCTCGAGCTCCCGCTGGAGCCCGAGCGCGAAGTGGTAGTTGGCCAGCTTCGACTGACCGTAGGCCTTCCACGGTGCGTAGTTGCCCCGCAGATTCGGGTTGTTCGGATCGACGGCGCGACCGGTGTGGTGTGCCGTGCTCGTCACGGACACGACGCGAGCTGCCCGGGCGCGCAACAGGGCGGGGAGCAGAAGCGCGGTCAGGGCCCAGTGGCCGAGGTGGTTGATCCCGAACTGCATCTCGAACCCGTCCTCGGTGGACCGCTCGGGCATCGCCATGACCCCGGCGTTGTTCACCAGGAGGTCGATCCGTTCGTGTGTCGCGAGGATGCGCTCCGCGGCGGTCCTCACCGAGGCCAGCGATCCGAGATCGAGTGGGATGATCTCCAGCGATGCCGCGGGATGGGCTGCGAGGATCTCGTGCCGCGCGGCCCCTGCCTTGGCCTGGTTGCGAGCTGCCATGGCGACGTGTGCGCCCTTGCCGGCGAGGGCCCTGGTGGTGGCAAGTCCGAGGCCACCGTTCGCGCCGGTGACGACCGCGACCCTGCCGTCCTGTGGGGGGATGTCTGCGACGGACCATGCCATGTCGTGCGCCTCACGAGCCGTTGTCGGGGATCTGCCGCGACGGCCGGCGCACCTCCTGTGGCCCACCGCTCACGGTCTTCCCAATGACCGTAGGCGGAGCTCCCCGAGACGTCACCGGCAGATCGCGCCAGATCACTCGCAGGACGCGCCACATCGCCGCGCATGCATCCCGGCATGGTTCGCGTCCCCGTTGGGTGCTACGAACCGCGCTGACGGCTGAAGCGCAGCCACACCACCCCGCAGTCGAGGATCTCTGAGGACTTGGTGACGAAGGCCAGACGGGTCGCGGTCGTGCCGTACCAGCGCCGCGATGACGCCGAACCCACGATCACGGGATGGATGACGAGGCTCACCTCGTCCACCAGGTCGGCGTCGAGGAGCGCACCGGCGAGACCGCCGCCACTATCGACCCGCATGACCGAGATGCCGTACTCGACGTGCAGACGCTCAAGGGCTGACGCGAGATCGACGCGGTGTGCGCCCGCAACCAGCGTGGCGGGGCGATCGACGGCTCTCGGTGGCGTGTCCTCCGCCTGCACGGCGATCACGTCCGACCAGTACCCGGCGACGCGCAGGGCGCTCCATTCGCTGACCCGAGCCCGGCTGTCGACCACCGCGAGCAGGGGTCCGTCAGGCGCTGGTCCGGGTCCAGGGGTGTCGGCGAGCGCGGACTCCTGCGCCAGGATCGTGTCCGCGCCGACGAGGGTGGCGTCCTCGGACCACGTGGCGGCCAGCTGGTAGTAGGTGCCGACATCGATGTCGAACCCGTCAATCGCGCCGTCGAGCGACACGGCCATGTGCACGATCACGTGTGGACGCGCACCGGTGTGTGTGTCCATCATCAAGGGATCGTATGACACCGGACGATCGCCATCGGGGAGCGGTGCGGACGGACGTCGTCTGTAGGCTGGGGTATGCCGGACAGGGACGCCTTGCGGCGAACGCCGTGACCGAGTGGCCCATGGTCGGGTGTGATGCTGCCCGTCGGCGCCTGCTCGAAGCACTCAGCGGGCGACGTGGGCGGATGCCGGTGGTGGTGCGGCTGAGGGCTGATTGATGACGACGTGGACACTCGATTACGACCGCTACGACCCGCACCAGGAGGGGCTCCGCGAGGCGCTGTGCACGACCGGCAACGGGTACTTCGCCACACGCGGCGCCGCGCCGTTCGCGGGTGCGGATGGCGTGCACTACCCGGGAACGTACATCGCTGGGCTGTACGACCGCCTTGAGACGACGATCCGGGGTCACGTCGTCGCCAACGAAGAACTCGTGAACCTGCCCAACTGGCTTCCGCTGACCTTCCGGCTGGTGTCCGACGACGATCCGGAGGCAACGGACACCGACGGCGACGATGTGGCTGACACGGCGTGGAACGACGGCTGGTTCGACCTCGCGGACGTCGACATCCTCGAGTACGGGCAGACCCTCGACATGCGCAGTGGGTTGGTCGCTCGACGCCTGCGCTTCGTGGACCGCCAGGATCGCCGCCTGTCCCTGGTGTACCGGCAGTTCGTGTCGATGGCTGTGCGTCACGTCGGCGCGCTGGAGATGACTCTGGTGGCCGAGAACTGGTCGGGGCGGGTGCAGATGCGTTCCGCGCTGGACGGGCAGGTCACGAACAGCGGCGTCGCCCGGTACCGCGCGCTGCGGGGTGACCATCTCGTGCCGATCGACGCGGGGCCGATCAAGGACGCGACGATGATGCGGGTGCACGTGCGGACGCGACAGTCGCACATTCGGGTGGCGCAGGCGGCCCGCACCACCGTGTTCCTGGACGACAACCAGATCGACGTTGCGCCCACCGTGCGTATCGCCCCTGGCCTGGTGGCCTTCGACTACTCAGTGGACCTCGAGGAGGGACAGCAGCTACGAGCCGAGAAGGTCATCACCCTCTTCAGCTCCCGTGACCAGGCGATCTCCGAGAGCGGCGAGCAGTCCGTTCGCCGCCTCGAAGTCGCAGGTGGGTTCGACGCCCTCCTCGCCGATCACATGCTGGCCTGGAACCGCATCTGGAACGCCCACCATCTCCACATCTCCAACGACGAGCACTCACAGATGGTGCTGAACCTCCATGTCTTCCACCAGGTGCAGACGGTGTCGATGCACTCGATCGACCTTGACGTCGGGGTTCCGGCGCGCGGCCTGCACGGTGAGGCCTACCGCGGTCACATCTTCTGGGACGAGTTGTTCATCTTTCCCTACCTCAACGTGCGCCTACCCGAGCTCGTCCGTTCCCTGCTCCTCTACCGCTACCGGCGCCTGCCGGAGGCACGACGACTGGCCCGTGAGGCTGGGCACGAGGGAGCGAGCTATCCGTGGCAGAGCGGAAGCGACGGGCGCGAGACGAGCCAGACGCTGCACCTGAACCCACGATCGGGACGCTGGAGTCCGGACAACTCCCACCTTCAGCGTCACATCAACCTCGCGGTCGCCTACAACATCTGGCAGTACGTCCAGATCACCGAGGACACCGAGTTCCTGGCCTTCTATGGCGGCGAGATGCTCCTCGAGATCTCGCGCTTCCTGGCCAGCATCGCTTCGTACAACCACGCGCTCGACCGCTACGAGATCCGCGGCGTGATGGGTCCTGACGAGTATCACGAGGGCTATCCGTGGAGGGACGAGCCGGGGCTGGACAACAACACGTACACGAACATCATGACGGTCTGGACTCTGATGCGTGCCATGGAGGCGTTGGAGTTGCTGCCCGACCGTCGTCGCCATGAGCTCGTCACCCGGATACGCCTGCAACCGGACGAACTGTTGCACTGGGAGGACATCAGCCGCAAGATGCGGATCTGCTTCCACGGCGACAGGATCCTGAGCCAGTTCGAGGGCTATGAGCGCCTCAAGGAGCTCGACTGGCAAAGCATCCGCGCCAGTCATGGTGACATCGCGCGGCTGGATCGGATCCTGGAAGCAGAGGGCGACAGCCCCAACAGGTACAAGGCCAGCAAGCAGGCCGACGTGCTCATGCTGTTCTACCTGTTCCCCCAGGACGAGCTCCGCGGCCTGCTGCACCGGCTCGGTCACGCGTGGGATGCCGACATGGCCTCCCGCACCATTGACTACTACTTCCGCCGCACCTCTCACGGTTCGACGCTCAGCGCGGTCGTGCACTCCTGGGTGCTCGCGCGCCTCGACCGCAAGCGCTCGTTCGACCTGTTCCGTCAGGCACTCGAGAGTGATGTCGGCGACGTCCAGGGCGGCACGACGCAGGAGGGCATCCACCTCGGCGCGATGGCCGGCACAGTGGACCTCGTGCAGCGCGGGTACACCGGTCTGCTACCACGCGGTGACGTGCTGTGGTTCGATCCGATGCTTCCCGCCGAAATCGACCGTCTGCAGTTCACGATCCGTTACCGTCGGGCCTGGGACGTTCTTTTCGACATCGATCGGGAGCGCATCAGGGTCACCACGCCGGCTGGCTCGACGATCAAGGTCGGCTACGACGGCCGCGTGACCGAAGTGGCCCCGGGAACCACCACAGACATCGAGCTGTCGGCCGCGAGCGACGGCTGAGCCGACGGGATCTTTGGGGTGGACAGCGGCGTCACAGCCCGCCGGGTGGGGATCGGATCAGACCGATGGTGGCGATCCGGGCGGTCGCACCGCTTGACACCTCAGTCCGGAGTCCGCGCTGG contains:
- a CDS encoding oxidoreductase — its product is MAWSVADIPPQDGRVAVVTGANGGLGLATTRALAGKGAHVAMAARNQAKAGAARHEILAAHPAASLEIIPLDLGSLASVRTAAERILATHERIDLLVNNAGVMAMPERSTEDGFEMQFGINHLGHWALTALLLPALLRARAARVVSVTSTAHHTGRAVDPNNPNLRGNYAPWKAYGQSKLANYHFALGLQRELETRGLRAISVVAHPGLSHTDLQVRTVDEGGAGRSGRFFQWLAARTGMPADRGALPQLRAATDPRAKGGQMYAPRFVNSGPPVRRPILRRIGLQRAIDTLFAVSERETGVALDVDAALTGTAADQA
- a CDS encoding dihydrofolate reductase family protein; translated protein: MMDTHTGARPHVIVHMAVSLDGAIDGFDIDVGTYYQLAATWSEDATLVGADTILAQESALADTPGPGPAPDGPLLAVVDSRARVSEWSALRVAGYWSDVIAVQAEDTPPRAVDRPATLVAGAHRVDLASALERLHVEYGISVMRVDSGGGLAGALLDADLVDEVSLVIHPVIVGSASSRRWYGTTATRLAFVTKSSEILDCGVVWLRFSRQRGS
- a CDS encoding glycosyl hydrolase family 65 protein is translated as MTTWTLDYDRYDPHQEGLREALCTTGNGYFATRGAAPFAGADGVHYPGTYIAGLYDRLETTIRGHVVANEELVNLPNWLPLTFRLVSDDDPEATDTDGDDVADTAWNDGWFDLADVDILEYGQTLDMRSGLVARRLRFVDRQDRRLSLVYRQFVSMAVRHVGALEMTLVAENWSGRVQMRSALDGQVTNSGVARYRALRGDHLVPIDAGPIKDATMMRVHVRTRQSHIRVAQAARTTVFLDDNQIDVAPTVRIAPGLVAFDYSVDLEEGQQLRAEKVITLFSSRDQAISESGEQSVRRLEVAGGFDALLADHMLAWNRIWNAHHLHISNDEHSQMVLNLHVFHQVQTVSMHSIDLDVGVPARGLHGEAYRGHIFWDELFIFPYLNVRLPELVRSLLLYRYRRLPEARRLAREAGHEGASYPWQSGSDGRETSQTLHLNPRSGRWSPDNSHLQRHINLAVAYNIWQYVQITEDTEFLAFYGGEMLLEISRFLASIASYNHALDRYEIRGVMGPDEYHEGYPWRDEPGLDNNTYTNIMTVWTLMRAMEALELLPDRRRHELVTRIRLQPDELLHWEDISRKMRICFHGDRILSQFEGYERLKELDWQSIRASHGDIARLDRILEAEGDSPNRYKASKQADVLMLFYLFPQDELRGLLHRLGHAWDADMASRTIDYYFRRTSHGSTLSAVVHSWVLARLDRKRSFDLFRQALESDVGDVQGGTTQEGIHLGAMAGTVDLVQRGYTGLLPRGDVLWFDPMLPAEIDRLQFTIRYRRAWDVLFDIDRERIRVTTPAGSTIKVGYDGRVTEVAPGTTTDIELSAASDG